One Thermosipho africanus Ob7 genomic region harbors:
- a CDS encoding NTP transferase domain-containing protein yields MKAILLAAGKGTRISRKISNIPKSLVDIKGKPLILRTIEMLKQNKIDVSVILGYRRELFLEILDEVKIYYNPFYSVTNSIASLWFAKDEFSEKEDIIVANADVYWDEQILKTLCNSKEDILMLYDSSRKEEGDYLFYVEDNILKDHGKELLPEKISGEYVGVSIIRKEFQAKFRERLELLVSQEKYDLWWENVLYSFIEERNVYVKDIKGLFWGEVDYIEDYYRIVDHLNGLEVER; encoded by the coding sequence ATGAAAGCTATACTTCTCGCTGCAGGAAAAGGGACAAGAATTTCTAGAAAGATATCTAATATTCCAAAATCTCTTGTTGATATAAAAGGCAAGCCACTTATATTAAGAACAATTGAGATGTTGAAGCAGAATAAAATAGATGTTTCTGTGATTTTAGGATATAGAAGGGAGTTATTTTTAGAAATTCTTGATGAAGTTAAAATTTATTATAACCCTTTTTATTCTGTCACCAATAGTATAGCTTCACTTTGGTTTGCAAAGGATGAATTTTCTGAGAAAGAAGATATAATAGTTGCAAATGCTGATGTTTACTGGGATGAACAAATTTTGAAAACGTTGTGTAATTCAAAAGAAGACATTTTAATGTTATACGATTCTTCTAGGAAAGAAGAAGGTGATTATTTATTTTATGTAGAGGATAATATACTAAAAGATCACGGAAAAGAGCTCTTGCCTGAAAAAATTTCAGGGGAATATGTAGGTGTGTCTATAATAAGAAAGGAATTTCAAGCAAAGTTTAGAGAAAGATTAGAGCTTTTGGTTTCTCAAGAAAAGTACGATCTTTGGTGGGAAAATGTTTTGTATTCTTTCATTGAAGAAAGAAATGTTTATGTTAAAGATATTAAGGGGTTATTCTGGGGAGAAGTAGATTATATAGAAGATTACTATAGGATTGTAGATCATCTTAATGGACTTGAGGTGGAAAGATGA
- a CDS encoding CDP-alcohol phosphatidyltransferase family protein — MRYREIMKYFDTPAAPICYVFVDRVASIFVWLNVNFLKIHPNYISILSGIFTVFSVVNFTKGLFIKGALFYFFAFLFDAIDGPSARALNKTSMLGVILEVWTDSLRLVGSTAGISWYLYKSTLDERWLLILFIWLVSFSAGLWLYPKAKESFKDFKKEKKVEGYYISPVPTWMDYEMKAFFFLPLFGQVKLGVYILAIGYFISSLGMSGYLLFLGGKKKE; from the coding sequence ATGAGATATAGAGAGATTATGAAGTATTTTGATACTCCAGCCGCACCAATTTGTTACGTTTTTGTTGATAGGGTGGCTTCAATTTTTGTTTGGCTTAATGTTAACTTTTTGAAGATACATCCCAATTATATCAGTATTTTATCTGGAATTTTTACAGTGTTTTCTGTTGTTAATTTTACAAAAGGCTTATTTATTAAAGGTGCTCTTTTTTATTTTTTTGCATTTTTATTTGATGCTATTGATGGACCTTCGGCAAGGGCATTAAATAAAACGTCTATGCTTGGAGTAATACTTGAAGTTTGGACAGATTCTTTAAGACTTGTTGGTAGTACTGCTGGGATTTCGTGGTACTTGTATAAAAGTACTTTGGATGAGAGATGGTTGTTGATATTATTTATATGGCTTGTTTCATTTTCAGCAGGGCTTTGGCTTTACCCTAAAGCAAAAGAAAGCTTTAAAGATTTTAAGAAAGAAAAGAAAGTTGAAGGATACTACATTTCACCTGTCCCCACCTGGATGGATTATGAAATGAAGGCCTTTTTCTTTTTACCGTTGTTTGGTCAAGTTAAGTTAGGTGTGTACATACTTGCAATTGGTTATTTTATTTCTTCACTTGGTATGTCAGGCTACTTGCTCTTTTTAGGAGGCAAAAAGAAAGAATGA